The DNA window TCTGGATGCTTCAGCAGGTACAAGAGGAGCCAGAAGGCAGTAGGGCCCGTGTTGCCTTGGGATGCCCAGAGGAGCATGAACATGAAACGATCCCGCATGTACTCGGGGACACCGTTTTCTGCCAGAAGTTGCTCTTGATCACTTATCCAGCCACTGATATTGTCCTTCTGCCAGACCTTCTTCACAGACAGCATGTTCCAGAAGTGTCTCTTCAGCCGCTCAGCCTCTCTTTTGTCCTTGGGAGGCAACAGAGCAAAGGCCAGGTGAGGGAAGAGGCGGTCGTACTTCCAAAACTCCTGGAAGAGCTGGTTGGAGTGGAGGCGATCCTGCTCTTCAGCTTTCTCCTTGTTCCCTGCCCCTTGGGGTGGCTCGGTGCCATACAGAGCCAGGTACCCAGCTCTGAAGACGATGTTGTAGCAGTAGTGGAAGAGGTTTTCCTCCTGCCACACTCTCTTCTCTCCTGAGCTCAGgttgaaaagcagcagcttccgAAAGCTCTCCATGGTGGCTTGTGTGAGGACAGTGAGGCCATCCCCCGTCAGGTGCTTTGTGCTTGATGCATGAACTACGCTCTGAGTGGCTTCGGTGGGCTTGTAGCCAAAAACCTGCACGACCAGCTGAGTTGCACTAGTCCTAAAGTCCAGCTTAGATCGCGATTCCTTCACAATGGTGCCAAAGCAGAAGGGATCCATCACAAAGGTGAAGTAATAGCCACCGATCAGCACCGTGAAAACATCCCCGTGTTTGCTCTGCATCCTTTTGAGAAACTCTGAGCTGTCCTTTCTGAATTCCAGCAGATAGCCCAGCCAGGGAATGGTACCTTTGTCCAGGGGCGGCTCATTGGGTCTCTGTCTCCGAAACACACCCAGGACGTAGAGCCCACCAAGCAGTGATGACACCAAGGTACAGAGGAGAATCACCCAGAGCACCATGAGAGCTCTGTGcccctccaggagctgggactAGAGGCAGGTTGGGGTGGGAATGTGCATTTTatccccagccagcagctggtaGGCAGACGCAGAGCTGACAGCCTCTGTCCTCATTGGCTGTGAGTGTTTGcccctggcagagctctccGGAGTGAACTTGTCCCTGGATGAACAGAGATTTTTAAGGTGGAAGGTATGTTGGAATCCTGTTGGAGTATCCATGCTGTATTAGGGGGATGGGTTTTGGCATGAGGCAGATTCCCTTCTCTAGGCTGCATGGAGCTCAGACTTTGTAAGGAAAATGTTCAGAGAAtcccattctgtgatttctgcctTTAAGACCAGGCTATAGACACCCactgaaaaaatgaaaccaagAGTGGATGTCAGAAATGCTACTGGAAATGAGCACAGGACCGAAGGAAGGGGGTCACAGCTGAGCTGATTTGGTCTCAAAagccaagaaaaggaaaagtctCTGACATTTTGGTGATCTCCACAGCACATGGTGTCCCAGGAGTGCTTTGCCAATGAACAGTGCTACTGCTCTGagtgcaaagcaaagcagctgagctgcccCACGAGTCAGGAGAACTTGAGCCACTGCATTTGCTTGGCACCAGAGGAGTCCAGAGTTTCCAGATGCtccaccagcccctggctggGAGCAGTGCCCATAGGGAGCACAGCACTTCTGCTTTACCCAccttcccttctgcttctcAAACTCCCCTGTTACCTCCCTCCAgatggggtttggggacaaTGTCAGGGACCCCATATCCCACCTGGCACTGCTCCTCTGGGTGCTGCCACCCTGATCTAGCCAGACTGCcaccacagcctgtcccagccGCTGGTGCTTGGACCTCTTCTCATGCAGGATGGAGAGTGACATTAACTCACCTTTGCTCTTCCCTAGAGCATTCCATCATGAGTTTTCCACAGTCCCAAGAGCCTTCCTCTGTCTGGGATCACAATCTTAATCTTTTTAgcttcccagctgctgtccctTTCCACATTCCCTCCAGTGACCTGACCCAAGGAGTGAAGGCCACATCATAACATCAGCTAAATATTTattctggctttgttttttttaaggaaagctCTCAACCTTACCATTTTGGAAAAATACTGTAGCAatgttgggaagaaaaataacagcagtGATCAACTCAAAGCCCTTCTCAGTCCTGTAATCTTATgtagtaataaaataaatgtgataaGTGCTTTCTCTTaaattcataattttatttgtacaaCTCTAGGAAACTTCCAGACTTAGTAGATTTACAGGATGGAAAGGGACCATTTAATGTTCAGGAGCATTTGGGGTGAATAATGCCTTTAAATAAAAGTTAGCAAACTCAGAACCTTGAACTTCAAAGATGCACTGAGTAATAAGGATTGACCATCAGCTCTCTGTGCTCTTCTGTTCAGGCTATGTTCTCATTCTGTTGTGTTTCAAAGCCAGTATTTATGTTACAGGTGGTACCCATGGATCTTTTTTATCTTGTCAAACCAGATCGTGGAAGGCAAATACCTTCACTGTTCTGCTGAgctcccttttttctctttctcactgTTACTGGTCTGGACTTTGTTCTGCTCAAACTGTCCCAAATCAGCTGATGATCAAACTGATCTCTAACCAAGGCTCTGCCCTTTGGAGAGTCACAGTTCCCTGCTCAGCAGGTCCGAGTGTGGCACTGCTCATCATGACAGAGAACAACTCAGCTTAAAGGTGTCCAGTCCTTCCTGTTGTGTCTCCTGGTAGAAAACAAGATTATCCCAGTTAAATCATCTGGCAGATGGTAAGAGCCAGATCCCTTGGCAGTCTTTCTGGCCTGATGGATGAGCATGGAATTCCATCCATGGAAAGCCCATGCCAGGAAGGAGGAGAATCTCTCCTCAAGTCttagtttgcattttttaaggCACAACATTGAGAAATCTGATCCTTTATTTGCTACTGCCTCCAGATGAGAACTGGGTTTCTTCTGCTAGTGTAAATACAGGACAATCCTTTCATAATAATTCCACTTGCAACAGAAACAGATCCCACATGTACTTTTCCAATCCCAGTGTGGAAAGTCCTCATCTCAAGGCTGTTGCTAGGATGAACTATCTGGTTACACAGTGCTGTGGGCTCACACCAACTCCATCACGGGCAGGGCAGAGGGCTCACACATAatgtaaataatgtaaatatttatgatGCATTTGTGATGCTCAACATTTCTATCTCAGCTGCGTATCTGCTGCAAGATGGGCTCGTCTGGGAGTCCTGGATGGAAAAGAAAGCGCCTCTCCTGAAAATGGCCTGAGGGATCTTCCACAAATATGCCCTGAACCGCTTCTTCACAAAAGCATAGAGCAAGGGGTTGAGACAGCAGTGGACAAAGGACAAGCTCTCTGTGATCTGCAGGGCATAGTCCAGTTTCCTACTGCTTTCACAGCTCCTGATCACACCGACATCCTGCAGGGAATGGAGGATGAGCACAACGTTGTAAGGACACCACAGCACAAAGAAGACTCCCACCAGAGTAAGGACTAAGCAgagagctctcctggagccaggTATCTGTGAGGTGTTGAGCACACACGCGATGCGGGAGTAGCAGAAGGTCAtgaagaagaaggggaaaaggaatcCCAGGATGTTTTGAATCACCCGAAAGACAACTTTCCATAATAAATGCTCCTGGCCATAATCCTGGGTGCACATGACGGTTTTGTTGTGAATTTGCCTTGTGCTGGTGAAGAGGCCATCAGGAATGGAGAGAGCTATGGAAAGGATCCACATCACCAACAAGACGAGGATGGAATTCTTCCACACCATGGAGCTGTGAGGAGACCAAGTGTGAACTATCTGCAGATACATGTCCAGGCTCATGCAGCTCACAAAGAAGATGCCACTGTAGAAGTTCAGAGTGTACATGGCATTTAAGAATGGGCACAAGATGTCCCAGGTGACCCACTGAGAAATATACAGAGCCCAGAGAGGAAGGGTCAGTAGCAGGAAGAAGTCTGAAACCACCAGGTTCAGCAGATACAGCTCAgtcatcttcttcttcttcttgatGTACATGAGGAGGACAGCAAACAGGAGGGCATTCCCAGCCATTCCGACCAGGAAGATCACGGTGTAAAATGATGGCAAGAACACCCTGCTGAAGgacagcacctcctccttggtgCAGAGGCCATAGAGCCCATAATCCTCCTCATCCAGGTACTCGTACGGGTACTCACTCGAATTGGCAGCATCCAGCCACGTGCCTGTGGTTGTTGCTGTCACTCCTGAGGTTGTGTTTGACCAGTGGCTGCCTAAAAGCAAGGGAGAGGGATCAAAGTGTTGTTCCAATTCACACAGGAAGCAAAGAGCACATCACAGAGGGAATGTGAAACACATCTTtgaaacacagagatgtttagttcatagaatcacagaatggtttgggttggaagggaccttcaagatcgTCTTGCTCCAACacctgcaatgggcagggacaccttccactatccctgattgccccaagccccatccaacctggccttggacacttccagggatccaggggcagccacagcttctctgggcatgctgtgccagggcctcacagcaaaaaaatgcCTTCTAATATTTGGTCCAAACCTACAGTCTTTCAACTGAAAgacccattcccccttgtcctgtcactccatgctcCTGTACAAAGCCCCtcttccatctttcttgtaggttcCATTCAGGTACTGGAATTTCAGGGGTTTAAATTTCTGCCACTGTCTGGTGAGTATTTTGTGTCCTGAACAACTTGGCCTTTGCCTGAGCATGGATATAGCTGTCTACAtgtacatattaaaaaaaaaaaaaaaaatctgctttccatACTCAGACACataaaacttaaaaatgaaTGAACATGGTTTCCTCTGATGGAAGTCACTACTTCCTCCTGGCACCACCACAAGCTTTTAGCAAAGTTTCTGCTCCAAATTACAGGAAGtccaccagcacagctcactGTGAGCTGCTTATATTCACCTGGGTCACTACTGAGAAAGCAGCATCTCAATTCTTGGTAAAGAACCTGCCACCAGCACCTCTATGTCAGTGGGGCTGTTCCCAGAGGTGAAATGCTGaacatctccctgctcctgggaggACACTGAGCCCTCTCCATGCCAGCTCTAGGACAACAAGACATGGATTCTGGTAAAAGGCATTAGTGAgtggaaaatacagaattcacaggatcccagaatggtttgggttggaaaggaccttgaagaacatcttgttccaaccctcctgccctgggcagggacaccttccattatcccaggctgctcaaagaCTCATCCAAGGTGAGGGCATGTAGGCACCAGAATCCAGTCCTGAATTatggagagagggagagattCAGCTGGAAGAACACTGCTGGAATCAATTCTGCATGAGACAATGCATGAGACAACCCCTGCAGTGGTCACTCCCTGGAACTGTGGGTGTCATTGCTTAGATGGCTGCAGCCCAGATTTCAGGAAATGGTGAGTGATTGGGAGCCTCCTACTTTTGGGATctgattttcaggaaaaaaagctgtcaCTGAGGAGCTCATTTCACACAGTAAGAGATGGGATTTGCCTGATGCTGTTGGCACTTTGAAGGCTAATGAGGAGTTTAATAATTGAGGTTAATCTTCtggcagcaaaacaaaaaacagtttTGCAAAAAATCCTGTGAACACGCCTTTACCCTTAAAGCACACATTTTTTCAGCCACGGCCAAAGCTACTCATCTTTTCCCTGGGACTCATTTTCCAGGAATCCCAAACAGGCCTGGCTGTGTAGCTCCAGTCTCTCCTTGAGGATCTGTTTCTCCCTGCAGAGATCTGCAGCCACTCAGAAATGAGAACATGAAGCTGTTGGTCCCTGGCTATGCTGTGCATCCCAACGAGGACATATCCCATGGTGGATCTGCAGGGTTTAGGCTCCCTCCCCACAAACACCCAGGGAAAGAGGTGCCCCTCCACCCCACAGGCACAGAGTGGGTGTGCAGCTGTAAAGGGTGAAGTTCTGGATGTACCTGCTGTGGTCCCATGACTGAAATTGCTTAAATACCCATTCCAGGCAGTTCCAGgcagctgaaaagaaaagaaaaaatgggttTGAGtgcactgaaatgttttcatttcagcactTTGGCAAGTGCTGCAGAGCACTTCAGACAGAGCAGTGGGAGAGCAGGGATCTGCCATGGGAAAGTGCCACAAAAAGACTTGTCTGGGAATGagcttttcaaaatttcttttctgtgtcgTATTTTGGAGGAAATTCACCCTCAGCTGTGACTGCAGGCCCTCGAGAGGAAACCAAAGCTGATCACAGCAACACCCGAGACTCATAAACACCTTACCCCCCACACCCCCCTCTGCCCACACCAGGACAAACCATTCCCAAAATTTGCATTTggggtctcttccagcccacTGAGAtgccttttctccctctgccaGATCCCTCTCCCTCCATATCAGCCCAGCACTGGCATCCACATCCCCATCCCGTACCCCAGAGTGGAAGGGAGGGCTGAGCTCAGGAATTAATCCCAGCCCCAAGCTGGCTACCTTTCAAAAACAAAAGAGAGCCTTGCCAGGTTTCTTGTGTGGCCTGTCTACaagcaagaagcagaaaaagcacTTACAGGAgtttcttctcctctttccaTTCTGCCAGACGCTCGAACCAGACTTTTAGGAAGTTCTTCCTTTTGTGTAAGAGGACAGTCAGGAAATGTGAGCTCAGCATAACctccctggttttgttttgtttttcctgcttttcatcattccctggcagccctggaAGAATGATCTCCACCCTGTGTTTGAACACAACATCTACATCAcctcccagggctgagcccctgCTGCAAAAATCCATGTGTTTTCCAGGAAATCTGATGCTGCAGGATCCTCAAcccctgctggagcagaaatGGCCTCTGCCAAAGATGTTTCTGATGAAGTGGTTTATTGCAGGAGTTTTTGGGCATCAGCATGGGTTAGTGGTCACACTCCTCATTTCCTCATCTCACCATCAAACAGGGCCATGGGAACACCCTGGCTGTGCCAAGGCTTCCCCTGTGCCAATCCTGGTGCATTTTacacaccccaaacccccctggtaaaaacaggagagcagagcagcagtgacgGCCACAGCTCCACATCCACAGAGATTCACAGAGGattcacagagagaaatgtgttatttttacCCATTTCCATGTTTGCcaccatcagctgctgctgcatttaaaatataccctgaaataaatatatattattattatatattatattatatattattagtagtagtattagtattattatGTGTGTGCAACACACACATTAGCAGAGAGCAAGAAGCCACTCGTAGACCTGAGACActggacacacacacaaagaagcTGCAGGTGACAGAGGTTTCATTAGGCCAGCAATTAAAACGAAataagtttttgtttttaattgagTTTCTGCCCTGAAGCAGAGAATTAAACGTGCCTCTGAGAGTCGCTGGAGAAAGTGGCCCTCACTGTAATTTATTACAAGATTTTAACTCAATTTCAGGGCTGGTAATTGCATcgattttttgtttcctttcagacTGCAGGGCCCTAATGGCTTTGGCAATTAAGGTAACGAGATTAGGGGTAATGGGCAGCACATTTGGAGAGATGCAGCGCTTGTCTGAGCCACTTTATTTTGTGCTGCCCAAAATGCCACATGTCGGTGGCAGAATGATCCTGcaggtgcagcagctctgccttcccccagCTCGGAGATGAGGAGGTACAAACACCACACAGGAGCACTGGGCTTAGGGACAAAAGGGTTTATCTTTGCTGGTTTTCTATGACAAGCTGTTCTCAGATTTAGGAGAAGCTTTTTTTGGATCTTTGGGATCCCAGTGgattcttcttcctcttccagaaTAGGGTTTAAGTCAGGAGCAATTTCTAGGCTGTCTTTGGGCATCAAAATCCTGGCATAGAGTGGGGGTAAAACAATGTCTGCTTGAAAGCTGAAATATGGGAAAACATTGTCAATGACATAATTCAGCAGCAAGAAAATCAGACTGAAGCAaagccagagaagctgtagctgTCCCATTGCTGGAAGTGCTccaagctggatggggcttggagcaacctgatctggtggaagatgtccctgcccatggcagggggtggaacggGATGaactttcaacccaaaccattccattatTCTGACATCAGGTGGAAGCTCTTCAGCAAAGGACTAAGTAAGAGCCCAAAtttcacagaatctcagaagggtttgggctggaagggactttaaagaccatctcatcTAATAGGGAAGATGTGTGCTGATGTTTTTACAAGCAATTCCATGGGTGAGGGAATGGTTGTGAACAGCTTTGAAATGGGGCTTAATTTCTCAATATTATAAACTTCAAGTAGCAAATTTGTTACAGAGCCCAGGCAGTTTGACTCCTGAAACAGCCAAATGGGGCCGCATGAGCCTGAGTTCCTAAACTTTGGGGGTAAATAACGTGTTCAAGGGGGGATGTGAGGCAGGCAGGTCGGGAAGGCTGCACCTTCCCGGTACCTGGGccagcaggggaaggaagagggCAACGAGCGGCCGGGAGTTTGGGATAAAGGGAGGCGGCGCCCTCCGAAACCTCGAGAGAGAAAACCCCGCGGGGATGTGCCCCAGTGGCCCCGCTCCCTTCACCCGAATAAAGctgcaggactcctctgtctcctttatgGACACTGGCTTTTCCCAGCGGGATTTGCTGTACaatcccatcccctgccatggactgggacaccttccctgggcagggacatcttccaccatcccaggctgctccaagccccatccaacccagccttgggcactgccagggatccaggggcagccacagcttctctgggcaccctgtgccagggcctcaccaactcccagggaacaattccttcccaatatctaatctgaagctcttccttttttctttaaaactgctcgcccttgtcctgtcactccgCGGTGCTGCCAACAGTCGGTCTCCACCTGACTCCACGTCACAGTGTGACAACACGGGAAGTTTTTGAAGCGAGAAGCAGATAAGCTGCTGCAGAAGCCACCAGCAGCCGTTTTTCCGCCCTGCAGACGATGTCGGAGCCGCTGTTTCGCTGTTTTGGGGCTAACCCAGACTCCGAGCCTCCGCCCGGCCCCCGGTACCGCGAACGCGCACGGCGGCACTGAGGAAGGGCCCGTGCACTGAGGCAGGAGCCGGCACTGAGGCAGGGCAACACTGAGGCACGGGCCGGCACTGAGGCAGGGGCCGGCACTGAGGCAGGGCAACACTGAGGCACGGCCGGCACTGAGGCAGGACCGGTACTCAGGCAGGGCGGCACTGAGGCACAGCCGGCACTGAGGCAGGACCGGTACTCAGGCAGGGCCAGTGCACTGAGGCACAGCCGGCACTGAGGCAGGACCGGTACTCAGGCAGGGCGGCACTGAGGCACAGCCGGCACTGAGGCAGGACCGGTACTCAGGCAGGGCCAGTGCACTGAGGCACAGCCGGCACTGAGGCAGGGCCGGTACTCAGGCAGGGCGGCACTGAGGCAGGGCCGGTACTCAGGCAGGGCGGCACTGAGGCACAGCCGGCACTGAGGCAGGGCCGGTACTCAGGCAGGACGGCACTGAGGCACAGCCGGCACTGAGGCAGGGCCGGTACTCAGGCAGGACGGCACTGAGGCACAGCCGgcactggggcagggctgggccccGCAGCGCCCCCTGCCGCCCGCCTCGCGCCACCGCCTCCCCGCCGCAATGCGGAGCGCCGCGCGCTGACGTCACGAtcgccccgcccccgcgcccgTATAAGGAAGCGGTGGTCGCGGCCACGCTCCGGATTGGCTGTCGGCGAGCGCGCGGGCGCGGGGCACGCCGGGAGTTGTGGTCCCGGCGGAGGGGCGGGGCGGAAGCCGCCAATAAGAGGCaagggcggggccgggcgcaGCAGACGCCGGCCGGTATCGGAGCAGCGCGGTGAGAGCCGGGTCTGGGGCGGGCGGGACCCGCGGCACAGCCGGGGACACAGCCCGAGACACAGCCCGAGCCCTGCAGGGCGGTGCGggtgcctggggctggagcGAGGAAGGGCTCCCGTGTCGGGGGAAGTGACTGGGGCAGGAGTGGAGCAGAGGCCCCACTGGGGACCTGGGGCAGAAGGCCGGAGCGCGGTGAAGGTGCCTGGGGCCGAGTCTCCATGAGGGGTGCGGCGGCCTGGGGCTGGAGTGGGGAAGGATTCTCACGTGGAGCTGGGCAGGCGGAAGGCAGCCTGGGGGTACCCCGGGCCTTCCCCCTGCCGGGAGGGATGCTGGGACCTGTCACCTTCCCACCCATGGTCCTCCCTCACTGTCCCCCACGGCTGGCACCGGTCACACCGGTGCCCTGACCTCCCTGTTCGGTGTCGGCAAGGTCAGAGCATCCGGGCCGTGTGTTTCACCCAGTTTCTTCTGCCCTGTGCCCATCTTGGTCTGAGCTGAAGGTCACAGAAACTTCCGTGGTGGGTGAATTGTTTCACTTTTAATATAATTGTCTTGTGTAAATCTCATCTCTGGctgtctcctcctctgctgAGTGATGGAGAGCTCTTGTTCCCTTCTCTGAATGAGTCAGGCTAAAATTATAGCTTACATTTGGCAAATAAGAGTGGTTGTAGCAGGCGCAGAGAGACCAAATCCTTTGGCCTTGCAGAGGAAATGGTTTGAGAACCAGTCAATCTGCTCACATGGGTGTGCACAAAATGCTGCATAACCACGGAGCATGGCCACTTTTGAAATGTCTCTTGTGCCTAAGGTTACTAGCACCTGCTTAATGAAATTCTTTTGGTTTATTCTGAGAGCTGGGAGCCTTTCTATGTGCCCCTGagctgtgttttgctgttgGTGGCAAAGCTGAGCAATAGCAGTAGAGATTTTTCTAGCAGGGCCCTCTGTGGTGTCACTGGCAGAAATTGTCACTGACTGAATGGAGTACTGAGGAGGGAACAGGTCTTGGTGTAATCCATGCAATTCCCAACACAAAAAGCTGGGAAGTTCTGCAGGATGGTCTCACTTTGGTGATGATGGTTCTGTGAGTGGAACCCTTCTCAAGctgttgctgctttttattttccttgggGGAAGGTGAGAAATCACCTGTGGATGACTTCTCCTCCTGATGCGATCCCACAGGAGTCTGCACCCATTGAGGGCTTCAAGACTTGCTCAACTGCTCCTCGGTGGTGGCTGTTTCCCATCCCTGTGTTCTCCATCAGGAATTCGGAGTTCTGTTGATGTGGGATAGGCTGTAGTGActgaggagctgccaggcagggctgacCTTGTGCAGCAGCTCGTGCTTCCCAacccagctgctgtggctgctgctcttggcCGGGAATGAGGGGGGAGAAGTGAACTTTGCTGAGGTCAGAACGGCCATAAAGGACCAGCCTGCGAAAGCCAAGCGGAGTGGTGAGGCATGGAATTCCTAAAAGGAAAGGCAGGCAGTGACCAAAGCTTTCTGTGGCTGCCTGTGAGCATGGAGGTGATCACTGGGATCTCTAATGGTGTGAAAACAGATGGCAAAAATCTGTTGCtctcctactttttttttttggttttgttttgttcttacCTCTCCTGGTAAGCACAGTCCTGCTTCCCAAGGCTTCACTTGAATCTAACCATCTGTCCATGGTGCCTGTTCTTATATCTCTTATATCTCACTACCTGGATATTTGTGACAAGGGATTTTCTCTTCCTAAAGATTCTCTTTATTTGGGGTTTCCAAAACCTGAAGGGAGGTTCTTTGTCTTCACAGCCATAATGTCACCCAGCCAGGAATCTGTTTACCCTGACTATGAGACTGAGACCAGCCAGACCTCAAAGCTGATCAAAAAATTTAAGGAGACGCCGTTTGTACCCATTGGTGAGTTCAAAAA is part of the Vidua chalybeata isolate OUT-0048 chromosome 1, bVidCha1 merged haplotype, whole genome shotgun sequence genome and encodes:
- the LOC128797005 gene encoding 7-alpha-hydroxycholest-4-en-3-one 12-alpha-hydroxylase, translated to MVLWVILLCTLVSSLLGGLYVLGVFRRQRPNEPPLDKGTIPWLGYLLEFRKDSSEFLKRMQSKHGDVFTVLIGGYYFTFVMDPFCFGTIVKESRSKLDFRTSATQLVVQVFGYKPTEATQSVVHASSTKHLTGDGLTVLTQATMESFRKLLLFNLSSGEKRVWQEENLFHYCYNIVFRAGYLALYGTEPPQGAGNKEKAEEQDRLHSNQLFQEFWKYDRLFPHLAFALLPPKDKREAERLKRHFWNMLSVKKVWQKDNISGWISDQEQLLAENGVPEYMRDRFMFMLLWASQGNTGPTAFWLLLYLLKHPEALKAVRDEVDKVLRESRQEVKAGRPPVTVTRDMLNQTPLLDSALEETLRLVAAPMLVRAVLEDTSLRTSSGTEFTLRRGDRVALFPHISVQMNPEIHEEPHKFKYNRFVNPDGTRKDFYRNGKKLKFVSMPWGAGVSTCPGRFFATAEMKLFVFLMLSHFDLELVSEEEEIPAIDASRWGFGTMHPVRDVRFRYRPRF
- the ACKR2 gene encoding atypical chemokine receptor 2 isoform X1; the protein is MSLGCCCDQLWFPLEGLQSQLRVNFLQNTTQKRNFEKLIPRQVFLWHFPMADPCSPTALSEVLCSTCQSAEMKTFQCTQTHFFFSFQLPGTAWNGYLSNFSHGTTAGSHWSNTTSGVTATTTGTWLDAANSSEYPYEYLDEEDYGLYGLCTKEEVLSFSRVFLPSFYTVIFLVGMAGNALLFAVLLMYIKKKKKMTELYLLNLVVSDFFLLLTLPLWALYISQWVTWDILCPFLNAMYTLNFYSGIFFVSCMSLDMYLQIVHTWSPHSSMVWKNSILVLLVMWILSIALSIPDGLFTSTRQIHNKTVMCTQDYGQEHLLWKVVFRVIQNILGFLFPFFFMTFCYSRIACVLNTSQIPGSRRALCLVLTLVGVFFVLWCPYNVVLILHSLQDVGVIRSCESSRKLDYALQITESLSFVHCCLNPLLYAFVKKRFRAYLWKIPQAIFRRGAFFSIQDSQTSPSCSRYAAEIEMLSITNAS
- the ACKR2 gene encoding atypical chemokine receptor 2 isoform X2, yielding MERGEETPLPGTAWNGYLSNFSHGTTAGSHWSNTTSGVTATTTGTWLDAANSSEYPYEYLDEEDYGLYGLCTKEEVLSFSRVFLPSFYTVIFLVGMAGNALLFAVLLMYIKKKKKMTELYLLNLVVSDFFLLLTLPLWALYISQWVTWDILCPFLNAMYTLNFYSGIFFVSCMSLDMYLQIVHTWSPHSSMVWKNSILVLLVMWILSIALSIPDGLFTSTRQIHNKTVMCTQDYGQEHLLWKVVFRVIQNILGFLFPFFFMTFCYSRIACVLNTSQIPGSRRALCLVLTLVGVFFVLWCPYNVVLILHSLQDVGVIRSCESSRKLDYALQITESLSFVHCCLNPLLYAFVKKRFRAYLWKIPQAIFRRGAFFSIQDSQTSPSCSRYAAEIEMLSITNAS